A single genomic interval of Canis lupus dingo isolate Sandy chromosome 6, ASM325472v2, whole genome shotgun sequence harbors:
- the GCLM gene encoding glutamate--cysteine ligase regulatory subunit has protein sequence MGTDPRAAGALLARARTLHLQTGNLLNWGRLRKKCPSTHSEELRDCIQKTLNEWSSQISPDLVREFPDVLECTVSHAVEKINPDEREEMKVSAKLFIVGSNSSSSTRNAVDMACSVLGVAQLDSVIIASPPIEDGVNLSLEHLQPYWEELENLVQSKKIVAIGTSDLDKTQLEQLYQWAQVKPNSNQVNLASCCVMPPDLTAFAKQFDIQLLTHNDPKELLSEASFQEALQESIPDIQAQEWVPLWLLRYSVIVKSRGIIKSKGYILQAKRRGS, from the exons ATGGGCACCGACCCCCGCGCGGCCGGGGCGCTGCTGGCGCGGGCCCGCACCCTGCACCTGCAGACGGGCAACCTGCTGAACTGGGGTCGCCTGCGGAAGAAGTGCCCGTCCACACACAGCGAGGAG CTTCGAGATTGCATCCAAAAGACCTTGAATGAGTGGAGTTCCCAAATCAGCCCTGATTTGGTCAGG GAATTTCCAGATGTCTTGGAATGTACTGTATCTCATGCAGTAGAAAAGATCAACCctgatgaaagagaagagatgaaaGTTTCTG CAAAACTGTTCATTGTAGGATCAAACTCTTCATCATCAACAAGAAATGCAGTTGATATGG CCTGTTCAGTCCTTGGAGTTGCACAGCTGGATTCTGTGATCATTGCTTCACCTCCTATTGAAGATGGAGTTAATCTCTCCTTGGAGCATTTGCAGCCTTACTGGGAGGAATTAGAAAACTTAGTTCAGAGCAAAAAGATTGTTGCAATAGGTACCTCTGATCTAGACAAAACACAGTTGGAACAGCTGTATCAGTGGGCGCAG GTAAAACCAAATAGTAACCAAGTTAACTTGGCCTCCTGCTGTGTGATGCCTCCAGACTTGACTGCATTTGCTAAACAATTTGACATACAGCTGTTGACTCATAATGATCCAAAAG aaCTGCTTTCTGAAGCCAGTTTCCAAGAAGCCCTTCAGGAAAGCATCCCTGACATTCAAGCACAGGAGTGGGTGCCCCTGTGGCTACTGAGATATTCGGTCATTGTTAAAAGTAGAGGAATTATCAAATCAAAAGGCTACATTTTGCAAGCTAAAAGAAGGGGTTCCTAA